One stretch of Anolis carolinensis isolate JA03-04 chromosome 3, rAnoCar3.1.pri, whole genome shotgun sequence DNA includes these proteins:
- the LOC103278210 gene encoding galactose-3-O-sulfotransferase 2 — protein MVQIFEKLHYTSNCRCDFRQNQLDLQESRGNENSFQFQVNPSSIPLHSEREQNRTTQDKENRLLPKTAGKKRPAMRPSMAFDKAKLLDASWGSEEDPWQKMLSEEREMLQVLHETNQPDPKNHSTGKIPVRNQGALIITDNMNYIGTTNTRSFLIQEANPTTGIIAKDQNSEVWGPQRSHASRDSTRTKPWAFANLRDKMPSAVALTKVPNRPTQPEEIIFSKGQRTSGASIPVLSHPATCKPKTRIVFLKVHKSASSTVMNILFRFGETHDLTFALPVNGASQLYYPFYFTAASVEGYVPGKDSQFDIMCHHMRFFEPEVAKVMGNTSFYFAILRNPVYLMESSFNYYKGTSSFAKAKSLEEFLNQTSRFYNASARDSPYAKNLMTFDFGYNNNGNFFPKRIQLTVRAIEAKFDLLLISEYFDESMVLLKKLLCWDLDDVVSFPLNSRHNSSKNHLSESTIEQIKNWNKLDWELYVHFNRTFWEKIDLHIGQELMQQEVKLLQQRRKQLAEICLQEGGGIAPKMIKDRELAPLQYGKAKILGYNLKDGLDNATRQMCQSLVTPELQYSKLLYRKQFPKKALKLSNSARLANLHYRRTV, from the exons ATGGTTCAAATCTTTGAGAAGTTACATTACACCAG CAACTGTAGATGTGATTTCAGACAGAATCAGCTTGATCTCCAAGAGAGCAGAGGCAATGAGAATTCCTTCCAGTTTCAAGTGAACCCAAGCTCCATCCCTCTTCATTCAGAACGTGAACAGAATAGGACCACTCAAGACAAGGAGAACAGACTGTTGCCAAAAACTGCAGGGAAGAAAAGACCTGCCATGAGACCAAGCATGGCATTTGACAAAGCCAAACTTCTGGATGCTAGCTGGGGCAGTGAAGAAGACCCCTGGCAAAAAATGCTTTCAGAGGAGAGGGAGATGTTGCAGGTCCTCCATGAAACAAACCAACCAGACCCAAAAAATCACAGCACTGGAAAAATCCCTGTAAGAAACCAAGGAGCACTGATCATTACTGACAATATGAATTATATTGGTACAACAAACACTAGAAGTTTCTTGATTCAAGAGGCAAATCCCACAACAGGGATCATTGCAAAGGATCAAAACTCAGAAGTTTGGGGGCCACAAAGAAGCCATGCTTCCAGAGATTCAACAAGGACTAAACCATGGGCTTTTGCTAACCTAAGAGACAAAATGCCATCTGCGGTGGCTTTGACAAAAGTACCCAATAGGCCAACTCAACCagaagaaattattttttcaaagGGTCAAAGAACATCTGGGGCCAGCATACCTGTTCTCTCTCATCCTGCAACATGCAAGCCTAAGACTCGTATTGTTTTCCTAAAAGTGCACAAGAGTGCCAGTAGTACTGTCATGAACATCTTGTTCCGTTTTGGAGAGACTCACGACCTTACTTTTGCCTTGCCTGTCAATGGAGCCAGTCAGTTGTATTATCCATTTTATTTCACAGCTGCATCAGTGGAAGGTTATGTTCCAGGCAAGGATTCCCAGTTTGACATTATGTGTCATCACATGAGATTCTTTGAGCCAGAG GTTGCTAAAGTAATGGGAAATACTTCCTTTTACTTTGCCATCCTCCGGAATCCTGTTTATCTCATGGAATCTTCATTCAATTATTATAAAGGAACATCGTCATTTGCCAAAGCCAAAAGCTTAGAGGAATTTCTCAACCAGACTTCCCGGTTTTACAATGCCTCAGCCAGGGATAGCCCCTATGCCAAAAATTTAATGACCTTTGATTTTGGATACAACAACAATGGAAACTTCTTCCCGAAACGTATCCAACTCACGGTGAGAGCCATTGAGGCAAAATTTGACCTTCTCCTGATCTCAGAATATTTTGATGAGTCCATGGTGCTGCTGAAGAAGCTCTTGTGTTGGGACCTGGATGATGTGGTCTCCTTCCCTCTCAACAGCaggcacaacagctccaagaaccATCTCTCAGAAAGCACCATAGAGCAGATCAAGAACTGGAACAAGCTAGACTGGGAACTTTATGTGCATTTCAATAGGACCTTTTGGGAAAAGATAGATTTGCACATTGGTCAGGAGCTCATGCAGCAGGAAGTGAAGTTGCTTCAACAGAGACGCAAGCAGCTGGCTGAGATTTGCCTTCAAGAAGGTGGAGGCATAGCCCCCAAGATGATTAAGGATCGGGAATTGGCACCATTGCAATATGGAAAGGCAAAAATCCTGGGCTATAACTTGAAGGATGGGCTAGATAATGCAACAAGGCAGATGTGCCAAAGCTTGGTGACACCTGAACTTCAGTATAGTAAACTCCTATACAGGAAGCAGTTTCCCAAGAAAGCTTTGAAGCTCAGCAATTCAGCTCGCTTGGCAAATCTACACTACCGCAGgacagtttga